The following proteins come from a genomic window of Rattus norvegicus strain BN/NHsdMcwi chromosome 8, GRCr8, whole genome shotgun sequence:
- the C2cd2l gene encoding phospholipid transfer protein C2CD2L isoform X1 — MDPDWGQRDVGWAALLVLFAASLLTVLGWLLQYARGLWLSRAGGGRDSRPASAAEPGGSLRELGVWRSLLRLRATRSSAPEEAGVRGLLASLFAFKSFRENWQRAWVRALNEQACRDGSSIQIAFEEIPQLPPRASISHVTCVDQSERTMVLHCQLAAEEVRFPISVTQQSPAAVSMETYHVTLTLPPTQLEVSLEEIPDEGLLVSWAFTDRPDLSLKVLPKSQTRERDEEQPELSTVEELIKDAIVSTQPAMMVNLRACSAPGGLVPSEKPPTMSQAQPSIPRPTRLFLRQLRASHLGSELGGTEELCCAAELDNPMQQKWTKPTRAGSEVEWAEDLALDLGPQSRELTLKVLRSSSCGDAELLGQATLPVGSPSKPLSRRQVCPLTPGPGKSLSPAAIVTVELHYEQGSPRNLGTPTSSTPRPSITPTKKIELDRTIMPDGTIVTTVTTVQSRPRVDGKLADSPSRSPSKVEVTEKMTTVLSESSGPSNASHSSSPGESHLSNGLDPVAETAIRQLTEPSGRAAKKTPTKRSTLIISGVSKVPIAQDELALSLGYAASLEASMQDDAGASGGPSSPPSDPSATSPGPVDALSSPTSVQEADETTRSDISERPSVDDVESETGSTGALETRSLKDHKVSFLRSGTKLIFRRRPRQKEAGLSQSHDDLSNTTATPSVRKKAGSFSRRLIKRFSFKSKPKANGNPSPQL; from the exons ATGGATCCAGACTGGGGGCAGCGGGATGTGGGCTGGGCGGCCCTGCTGGTCCTCTTCGCCGCCTCGCTGCTCACGGTATTGGGCTGGTTGCTGCAGTATGCCCGGGGTTTGTGGCTGTCGCGAGCCGGTGGGGGCCGAGACTCTCGACCCGCTTCAGCTGCCGAGCCCGGGGGTTCATTGCGCGAGCTGGGTGTGTGGCGTTCGCTGCTGCGTTTGCGGGCGACCCGGAGCAGCGCCCCCGAGGAAGCCGGCGTACGGGGCCTCCTGGCTTCGCTCTTTGCCTTCAAGTCTTTCCGGGAGAACTGGCAACGGGCTTGGGTGCGAGCCTTGAATGAGCAGGCCTGCAGGGACGGG AGCTCCATCCAAATCGCCTTTGAGGAGATACCCCAACTCCCACCAAGAGCCAGCATTAGTCATGTGACCTGCGTTGACCAATCAGAGCGTACCATG GTGCTGCACTGCCAGCTGGCTGCTGAGGAGGTGCGCTTCCCCATCTCCGTGACCCAGCAGTCCCCCGCTGCCGTCTCCATGGAGACCTACCACGTCACTCTGACACTGCCACCAACACAG TTGGAAGTCAGCCTTGAGGAAATCCCTGATGAGGGGCTGCTGGTGTCCTGGGCCTTCACGGACCGCCCAGATCTCAGCCTGAAGGTGCTTCCCAAGTCTCAGACTAGGGAG AGAGATGAGGAACAACCAGAGCTTTCAACAGTTGAGGAACTGATCAAGGACGCTATCGTCAGCACTCAGCCCGCCATGATGGTCAACCTCAGGGCCTGCTCTGCCCCAGGAGGCCTG GTACCCAGTGAGAAGCCACCCACGATGTCCCAGGCCCAGCCATCCATCCCCAGACCTACCCGACTATTCTTACGGCAGCTTCGAGCATCTCACCTGGGAAGTGAGCTAGGAG GTACTGAGGAACTGTGCTGTGCTGCTGAGCTTGACAACCCCATGCAACAGAAGTGGACCAAACCCACAAGGGCTGGCTCTGAGGTGGAATGGGCAGAGGATTTAGCTCT GGATCTGGGTCCCCAGAGCCGGGAGCTGACCCTCAAAGTGCTCAGGAGCAGCAGTTGTGGAGATG CTGAACTCCTTGGCCAAGCCACACTGCCTGTGGGCTCACCTTCCAAACCACTGTCACGGAGGCAAGTGTGTCCACTGACTCCAGGGCCCGGGAAATCCCTGAGCCCAGCGGCCATCGTGACAGTGGAG CTACACTATGAGCAGGGCTCTCCTCGGAATCTGGGCACGCCCACCTCTTCCACCCCTCGCCCCAGCATCACACCCACCAAGAAGATTGAGTTGGACCGGACCATCATGCCTGATGGCACAATCGTCACCACTGTTACTACTGTGCAGTCCCGCCCCCGTGTAGATGGCAAACTAG cagACTCCCCCTCCCGCTCCCCGTCCAAGGTGGAGGTGACTGAGAAGATGACAACTGTGCTGAGTGAGAGCAGCGGCCCCAGCAATGCCTCCCACAGTAGCAGCC CAGGGGAGAGCCACCTTTCCAATGGCTTGGATCCAGTAGCAGAGACAGCAATCCGCCAGCTGACGGAGCCCAGTGGGCGGGCAGCCAAGAAGACACCCACCAAGCGCAGCACGCTCATCATCTCTGGTGTTTCCAAG GTGCCCATCGCTCAGGACGAGTTGGCACTCTCCTTGGGTTATGCAGCATCTCTGGAAGCCTCAATGCAAGATGATGCAGGAGCCAGTGGTGGTCCTTCATCACCTCCCTCAGACCCCTCAGCCACATCCCCAGGACCCGTTGAtgctctctccagtcccacaagTGTCCAGGAAGCAGACGAGACAACACGTTCAGACATTTCTGAGAGGCCGTCGGTGGATGATGTTGAGTCAGAAACAGGGTCTACTGGTGCCCTGGAGACCCGAAGCCTCAAGGATCACAAAG TGAGTTTCCTGCGAAGTGGCACTAAGCTCATCTTCCGCCGGCGGCCCCGACAGAAGGAAGCGGGTCTGAGCCAGTCGCACGATGACCTGTCCAACACAACAGCCACACCTAGTGTCCGGAAGAAGGCTGGCAGCTTTTCCCGTCGCCTTATCAAGCGTTTTTCCTTCAAGTCCAAACCCAAGGCCAATGGCAACCCTAGCCCCCAGCTCTGA
- the C2cd2l gene encoding phospholipid transfer protein C2CD2L: protein MDPDWGQRDVGWAALLVLFAASLLTVLGWLLQYARGLWLSRAGGGRDSRPASAAEPGGSLRELGVWRSLLRLRATRSSAPEEAGVRGLLASLFAFKSFRENWQRAWVRALNEQACRDGSSIQIAFEEIPQLPPRASISHVTCVDQSERTMVLHCQLAAEEVRFPISVTQQSPAAVSMETYHVTLTLPPTQLEVSLEEIPDEGLLVSWAFTDRPDLSLKVLPKSQTRERDEEQPELSTVEELIKDAIVSTQPAMMVNLRACSAPGGLVPSEKPPTMSQAQPSIPRPTRLFLRQLRASHLGSELGGTEELCCAAELDNPMQQKWTKPTRAGSEVEWAEDLALDLGPQSRELTLKVLRSSSCGDAELLGQATLPVGSPSKPLSRRQVCPLTPGPGKSLSPAAIVTVELHYEQGSPRNLGTPTSSTPRPSITPTKKIELDRTIMPDGTIVTTVTTVQSRPRVDGKLDSPSRSPSKVEVTEKMTTVLSESSGPSNASHSSSRESHLSNGLDPVAETAIRQLTEPSGRAAKKTPTKRSTLIISGVSKVPIAQDELALSLGYAASLEASMQDDAGASGGPSSPPSDPSATSPGPVDALSSPTSVQEADETTRSDISERPSVDDVESETGSTGALETRSLKDHKVSFLRSGTKLIFRRRPRQKEAGLSQSHDDLSNTTATPSVRKKAGSFSRRLIKRFSFKSKPKANGNPSPQL, encoded by the exons ATGGATCCAGACTGGGGGCAGCGGGATGTGGGCTGGGCGGCCCTGCTGGTCCTCTTCGCCGCCTCGCTGCTCACGGTATTGGGCTGGTTGCTGCAGTATGCCCGGGGTTTGTGGCTGTCGCGAGCCGGTGGGGGCCGAGACTCTCGACCCGCTTCAGCTGCCGAGCCCGGGGGTTCATTGCGCGAGCTGGGTGTGTGGCGTTCGCTGCTGCGTTTGCGGGCGACCCGGAGCAGCGCCCCCGAGGAAGCCGGCGTACGGGGCCTCCTGGCTTCGCTCTTTGCCTTCAAGTCTTTCCGGGAGAACTGGCAACGGGCTTGGGTGCGAGCCTTGAATGAGCAGGCCTGCAGGGACGGG AGCTCCATCCAAATCGCCTTTGAGGAGATACCCCAACTCCCACCAAGAGCCAGCATTAGTCATGTGACCTGCGTTGACCAATCAGAGCGTACCATG GTGCTGCACTGCCAGCTGGCTGCTGAGGAGGTGCGCTTCCCCATCTCCGTGACCCAGCAGTCCCCCGCTGCCGTCTCCATGGAGACCTACCACGTCACTCTGACACTGCCACCAACACAG TTGGAAGTCAGCCTTGAGGAAATCCCTGATGAGGGGCTGCTGGTGTCCTGGGCCTTCACGGACCGCCCAGATCTCAGCCTGAAGGTGCTTCCCAAGTCTCAGACTAGGGAG AGAGATGAGGAACAACCAGAGCTTTCAACAGTTGAGGAACTGATCAAGGACGCTATCGTCAGCACTCAGCCCGCCATGATGGTCAACCTCAGGGCCTGCTCTGCCCCAGGAGGCCTG GTACCCAGTGAGAAGCCACCCACGATGTCCCAGGCCCAGCCATCCATCCCCAGACCTACCCGACTATTCTTACGGCAGCTTCGAGCATCTCACCTGGGAAGTGAGCTAGGAG GTACTGAGGAACTGTGCTGTGCTGCTGAGCTTGACAACCCCATGCAACAGAAGTGGACCAAACCCACAAGGGCTGGCTCTGAGGTGGAATGGGCAGAGGATTTAGCTCT GGATCTGGGTCCCCAGAGCCGGGAGCTGACCCTCAAAGTGCTCAGGAGCAGCAGTTGTGGAGATG CTGAACTCCTTGGCCAAGCCACACTGCCTGTGGGCTCACCTTCCAAACCACTGTCACGGAGGCAAGTGTGTCCACTGACTCCAGGGCCCGGGAAATCCCTGAGCCCAGCGGCCATCGTGACAGTGGAG CTACACTATGAGCAGGGCTCTCCTCGGAATCTGGGCACGCCCACCTCTTCCACCCCTCGCCCCAGCATCACACCCACCAAGAAGATTGAGTTGGACCGGACCATCATGCCTGATGGCACAATCGTCACCACTGTTACTACTGTGCAGTCCCGCCCCCGTGTAGATGGCAAACTAG ACTCCCCCTCCCGCTCCCCGTCCAAGGTGGAGGTGACTGAGAAGATGACAACTGTGCTGAGTGAGAGCAGCGGCCCCAGCAATGCCTCCCACAGTAGCAGCC GGGAGAGCCACCTTTCCAATGGCTTGGATCCAGTAGCAGAGACAGCAATCCGCCAGCTGACGGAGCCCAGTGGGCGGGCAGCCAAGAAGACACCCACCAAGCGCAGCACGCTCATCATCTCTGGTGTTTCCAAG GTGCCCATCGCTCAGGACGAGTTGGCACTCTCCTTGGGTTATGCAGCATCTCTGGAAGCCTCAATGCAAGATGATGCAGGAGCCAGTGGTGGTCCTTCATCACCTCCCTCAGACCCCTCAGCCACATCCCCAGGACCCGTTGAtgctctctccagtcccacaagTGTCCAGGAAGCAGACGAGACAACACGTTCAGACATTTCTGAGAGGCCGTCGGTGGATGATGTTGAGTCAGAAACAGGGTCTACTGGTGCCCTGGAGACCCGAAGCCTCAAGGATCACAAAG TGAGTTTCCTGCGAAGTGGCACTAAGCTCATCTTCCGCCGGCGGCCCCGACAGAAGGAAGCGGGTCTGAGCCAGTCGCACGATGACCTGTCCAACACAACAGCCACACCTAGTGTCCGGAAGAAGGCTGGCAGCTTTTCCCGTCGCCTTATCAAGCGTTTTTCCTTCAAGTCCAAACCCAAGGCCAATGGCAACCCTAGCCCCCAGCTCTGA
- the C2cd2l gene encoding phospholipid transfer protein C2CD2L isoform X3 has product MDPDWGQRDVGWAALLVLFAASLLTVLGWLLQYARGLWLSRAGGGRDSRPASAAEPGGSLRELGVWRSLLRLRATRSSAPEEAGVRGLLASLFAFKSFRENWQRAWVRALNEQACRDGSSIQIAFEEIPQLPPRASISHVTCVDQSERTMVLHCQLAAEEVRFPISVTQQSPAAVSMETYHVTLTLPPTQLEVSLEEIPDEGLLVSWAFTDRPDLSLKVLPKSQTRERDEEQPELSTVEELIKDAIVSTQPAMMVNLRACSAPGGLVPSEKPPTMSQAQPSIPRPTRLFLRQLRASHLGSELGGTEELCCAAELDNPMQQKWTKPTRAGSEVEWAEDLALDLGPQSRELTLKVLRSSSCGDAELLGQATLPVGSPSKPLSRRQVCPLTPGPGKSLSPAAIVTVELHYEQGSPRNLGTPTSSTPRPSITPTKKIELDRTIMPDGTIVTTVTTVQSRPRVDGKLDSPSRSPSKVEVTEKMTTVLSESSGPSNASHSSSPGESHLSNGLDPVAETAIRQLTEPSGRAAKKTPTKRSTLIISGVSKVPIAQDELALSLGYAASLEASMQDDAGASGGPSSPPSDPSATSPGPVDALSSPTSVQEADETTRSDISERPSVDDVESETGSTGALETRSLKDHKVSFLRSGTKLIFRRRPRQKEAGLSQSHDDLSNTTATPSVRKKAGSFSRRLIKRFSFKSKPKANGNPSPQL; this is encoded by the exons ATGGATCCAGACTGGGGGCAGCGGGATGTGGGCTGGGCGGCCCTGCTGGTCCTCTTCGCCGCCTCGCTGCTCACGGTATTGGGCTGGTTGCTGCAGTATGCCCGGGGTTTGTGGCTGTCGCGAGCCGGTGGGGGCCGAGACTCTCGACCCGCTTCAGCTGCCGAGCCCGGGGGTTCATTGCGCGAGCTGGGTGTGTGGCGTTCGCTGCTGCGTTTGCGGGCGACCCGGAGCAGCGCCCCCGAGGAAGCCGGCGTACGGGGCCTCCTGGCTTCGCTCTTTGCCTTCAAGTCTTTCCGGGAGAACTGGCAACGGGCTTGGGTGCGAGCCTTGAATGAGCAGGCCTGCAGGGACGGG AGCTCCATCCAAATCGCCTTTGAGGAGATACCCCAACTCCCACCAAGAGCCAGCATTAGTCATGTGACCTGCGTTGACCAATCAGAGCGTACCATG GTGCTGCACTGCCAGCTGGCTGCTGAGGAGGTGCGCTTCCCCATCTCCGTGACCCAGCAGTCCCCCGCTGCCGTCTCCATGGAGACCTACCACGTCACTCTGACACTGCCACCAACACAG TTGGAAGTCAGCCTTGAGGAAATCCCTGATGAGGGGCTGCTGGTGTCCTGGGCCTTCACGGACCGCCCAGATCTCAGCCTGAAGGTGCTTCCCAAGTCTCAGACTAGGGAG AGAGATGAGGAACAACCAGAGCTTTCAACAGTTGAGGAACTGATCAAGGACGCTATCGTCAGCACTCAGCCCGCCATGATGGTCAACCTCAGGGCCTGCTCTGCCCCAGGAGGCCTG GTACCCAGTGAGAAGCCACCCACGATGTCCCAGGCCCAGCCATCCATCCCCAGACCTACCCGACTATTCTTACGGCAGCTTCGAGCATCTCACCTGGGAAGTGAGCTAGGAG GTACTGAGGAACTGTGCTGTGCTGCTGAGCTTGACAACCCCATGCAACAGAAGTGGACCAAACCCACAAGGGCTGGCTCTGAGGTGGAATGGGCAGAGGATTTAGCTCT GGATCTGGGTCCCCAGAGCCGGGAGCTGACCCTCAAAGTGCTCAGGAGCAGCAGTTGTGGAGATG CTGAACTCCTTGGCCAAGCCACACTGCCTGTGGGCTCACCTTCCAAACCACTGTCACGGAGGCAAGTGTGTCCACTGACTCCAGGGCCCGGGAAATCCCTGAGCCCAGCGGCCATCGTGACAGTGGAG CTACACTATGAGCAGGGCTCTCCTCGGAATCTGGGCACGCCCACCTCTTCCACCCCTCGCCCCAGCATCACACCCACCAAGAAGATTGAGTTGGACCGGACCATCATGCCTGATGGCACAATCGTCACCACTGTTACTACTGTGCAGTCCCGCCCCCGTGTAGATGGCAAACTAG ACTCCCCCTCCCGCTCCCCGTCCAAGGTGGAGGTGACTGAGAAGATGACAACTGTGCTGAGTGAGAGCAGCGGCCCCAGCAATGCCTCCCACAGTAGCAGCC CAGGGGAGAGCCACCTTTCCAATGGCTTGGATCCAGTAGCAGAGACAGCAATCCGCCAGCTGACGGAGCCCAGTGGGCGGGCAGCCAAGAAGACACCCACCAAGCGCAGCACGCTCATCATCTCTGGTGTTTCCAAG GTGCCCATCGCTCAGGACGAGTTGGCACTCTCCTTGGGTTATGCAGCATCTCTGGAAGCCTCAATGCAAGATGATGCAGGAGCCAGTGGTGGTCCTTCATCACCTCCCTCAGACCCCTCAGCCACATCCCCAGGACCCGTTGAtgctctctccagtcccacaagTGTCCAGGAAGCAGACGAGACAACACGTTCAGACATTTCTGAGAGGCCGTCGGTGGATGATGTTGAGTCAGAAACAGGGTCTACTGGTGCCCTGGAGACCCGAAGCCTCAAGGATCACAAAG TGAGTTTCCTGCGAAGTGGCACTAAGCTCATCTTCCGCCGGCGGCCCCGACAGAAGGAAGCGGGTCTGAGCCAGTCGCACGATGACCTGTCCAACACAACAGCCACACCTAGTGTCCGGAAGAAGGCTGGCAGCTTTTCCCGTCGCCTTATCAAGCGTTTTTCCTTCAAGTCCAAACCCAAGGCCAATGGCAACCCTAGCCCCCAGCTCTGA
- the C2cd2l gene encoding phospholipid transfer protein C2CD2L isoform X4, with translation MDPDWGQRDVGWAALLVLFAASLLTVLGWLLQYARGLWLSRAGGGRDSRPASAAEPGGSLRELGVWRSLLRLRATRSSAPEEAGVRGLLASLFAFKSFRENWQRAWVRALNEQACRDGSSIQIAFEEIPQLPPRASISHVTCVDQSERTMVLHCQLAAEEVRFPISVTQQSPAAVSMETYHVTLTLPPTQLEVSLEEIPDEGLLVSWAFTDRPDLSLKVLPKSQTRERDEEQPELSTVEELIKDAIVSTQPAMMVNLRACSAPGGLVPSEKPPTMSQAQPSIPRPTRLFLRQLRASHLGSELGGTEELCCAAELDNPMQQKWTKPTRAGSEVEWAEDLALDLGPQSRELTLKVLRSSSCGDAELLGQATLPVGSPSKPLSRRQVCPLTPGPGKSLSPAAIVTVELHYEQGSPRNLGTPTSSTPRPSITPTKKIELDRTIMPDGTIVTTVTTVQSRPRVDGKLADSPSRSPSKVEVTEKMTTVLSESSGPSNASHSSSPGESHLSNGLDPVAETAIRQLTEPSGRAAKKTPTKRSTLIISGVSKVPIAQDELALSLGYAASLEASMQDDAGASGGPSSPPSDPSATSPGPVDALSSPTSVQEADETTRSDISERPSVDDVESETGSTGALETRSLKDHKDTPEEGIGFHYRWLWTTLWLLGIELRTSGRAHLSSPLLRHL, from the exons ATGGATCCAGACTGGGGGCAGCGGGATGTGGGCTGGGCGGCCCTGCTGGTCCTCTTCGCCGCCTCGCTGCTCACGGTATTGGGCTGGTTGCTGCAGTATGCCCGGGGTTTGTGGCTGTCGCGAGCCGGTGGGGGCCGAGACTCTCGACCCGCTTCAGCTGCCGAGCCCGGGGGTTCATTGCGCGAGCTGGGTGTGTGGCGTTCGCTGCTGCGTTTGCGGGCGACCCGGAGCAGCGCCCCCGAGGAAGCCGGCGTACGGGGCCTCCTGGCTTCGCTCTTTGCCTTCAAGTCTTTCCGGGAGAACTGGCAACGGGCTTGGGTGCGAGCCTTGAATGAGCAGGCCTGCAGGGACGGG AGCTCCATCCAAATCGCCTTTGAGGAGATACCCCAACTCCCACCAAGAGCCAGCATTAGTCATGTGACCTGCGTTGACCAATCAGAGCGTACCATG GTGCTGCACTGCCAGCTGGCTGCTGAGGAGGTGCGCTTCCCCATCTCCGTGACCCAGCAGTCCCCCGCTGCCGTCTCCATGGAGACCTACCACGTCACTCTGACACTGCCACCAACACAG TTGGAAGTCAGCCTTGAGGAAATCCCTGATGAGGGGCTGCTGGTGTCCTGGGCCTTCACGGACCGCCCAGATCTCAGCCTGAAGGTGCTTCCCAAGTCTCAGACTAGGGAG AGAGATGAGGAACAACCAGAGCTTTCAACAGTTGAGGAACTGATCAAGGACGCTATCGTCAGCACTCAGCCCGCCATGATGGTCAACCTCAGGGCCTGCTCTGCCCCAGGAGGCCTG GTACCCAGTGAGAAGCCACCCACGATGTCCCAGGCCCAGCCATCCATCCCCAGACCTACCCGACTATTCTTACGGCAGCTTCGAGCATCTCACCTGGGAAGTGAGCTAGGAG GTACTGAGGAACTGTGCTGTGCTGCTGAGCTTGACAACCCCATGCAACAGAAGTGGACCAAACCCACAAGGGCTGGCTCTGAGGTGGAATGGGCAGAGGATTTAGCTCT GGATCTGGGTCCCCAGAGCCGGGAGCTGACCCTCAAAGTGCTCAGGAGCAGCAGTTGTGGAGATG CTGAACTCCTTGGCCAAGCCACACTGCCTGTGGGCTCACCTTCCAAACCACTGTCACGGAGGCAAGTGTGTCCACTGACTCCAGGGCCCGGGAAATCCCTGAGCCCAGCGGCCATCGTGACAGTGGAG CTACACTATGAGCAGGGCTCTCCTCGGAATCTGGGCACGCCCACCTCTTCCACCCCTCGCCCCAGCATCACACCCACCAAGAAGATTGAGTTGGACCGGACCATCATGCCTGATGGCACAATCGTCACCACTGTTACTACTGTGCAGTCCCGCCCCCGTGTAGATGGCAAACTAG cagACTCCCCCTCCCGCTCCCCGTCCAAGGTGGAGGTGACTGAGAAGATGACAACTGTGCTGAGTGAGAGCAGCGGCCCCAGCAATGCCTCCCACAGTAGCAGCC CAGGGGAGAGCCACCTTTCCAATGGCTTGGATCCAGTAGCAGAGACAGCAATCCGCCAGCTGACGGAGCCCAGTGGGCGGGCAGCCAAGAAGACACCCACCAAGCGCAGCACGCTCATCATCTCTGGTGTTTCCAAG GTGCCCATCGCTCAGGACGAGTTGGCACTCTCCTTGGGTTATGCAGCATCTCTGGAAGCCTCAATGCAAGATGATGCAGGAGCCAGTGGTGGTCCTTCATCACCTCCCTCAGACCCCTCAGCCACATCCCCAGGACCCGTTGAtgctctctccagtcccacaagTGTCCAGGAAGCAGACGAGACAACACGTTCAGACATTTCTGAGAGGCCGTCGGTGGATGATGTTGAGTCAGAAACAGGGTCTACTGGTGCCCTGGAGACCCGAAGCCTCAAGGATCACAAAG acacaccagaagagggcatcggattccattacaggtggttgtggaccaccttgtggttgctgggaattgaactcaggacctctggcagagcccacctctccagccccctgttgaGACATCTTTAA
- the C2cd2l gene encoding phospholipid transfer protein C2CD2L isoform X2, whose amino-acid sequence MDPDWGQRDVGWAALLVLFAASLLTVLGWLLQYARGLWLSRAGGGRDSRPASAAEPGGSLRELGVWRSLLRLRATRSSAPEEAGVRGLLASLFAFKSFRENWQRAWVRALNEQACRDGSSIQIAFEEIPQLPPRASISHVTCVDQSERTMVLHCQLAAEEVRFPISVTQQSPAAVSMETYHVTLTLPPTQLEVSLEEIPDEGLLVSWAFTDRPDLSLKVLPKSQTRERDEEQPELSTVEELIKDAIVSTQPAMMVNLRACSAPGGLVPSEKPPTMSQAQPSIPRPTRLFLRQLRASHLGSELGGTEELCCAAELDNPMQQKWTKPTRAGSEVEWAEDLALDLGPQSRELTLKVLRSSSCGDAELLGQATLPVGSPSKPLSRRQVCPLTPGPGKSLSPAAIVTVELHYEQGSPRNLGTPTSSTPRPSITPTKKIELDRTIMPDGTIVTTVTTVQSRPRVDGKLADSPSRSPSKVEVTEKMTTVLSESSGPSNASHSSSRESHLSNGLDPVAETAIRQLTEPSGRAAKKTPTKRSTLIISGVSKVPIAQDELALSLGYAASLEASMQDDAGASGGPSSPPSDPSATSPGPVDALSSPTSVQEADETTRSDISERPSVDDVESETGSTGALETRSLKDHKVSFLRSGTKLIFRRRPRQKEAGLSQSHDDLSNTTATPSVRKKAGSFSRRLIKRFSFKSKPKANGNPSPQL is encoded by the exons ATGGATCCAGACTGGGGGCAGCGGGATGTGGGCTGGGCGGCCCTGCTGGTCCTCTTCGCCGCCTCGCTGCTCACGGTATTGGGCTGGTTGCTGCAGTATGCCCGGGGTTTGTGGCTGTCGCGAGCCGGTGGGGGCCGAGACTCTCGACCCGCTTCAGCTGCCGAGCCCGGGGGTTCATTGCGCGAGCTGGGTGTGTGGCGTTCGCTGCTGCGTTTGCGGGCGACCCGGAGCAGCGCCCCCGAGGAAGCCGGCGTACGGGGCCTCCTGGCTTCGCTCTTTGCCTTCAAGTCTTTCCGGGAGAACTGGCAACGGGCTTGGGTGCGAGCCTTGAATGAGCAGGCCTGCAGGGACGGG AGCTCCATCCAAATCGCCTTTGAGGAGATACCCCAACTCCCACCAAGAGCCAGCATTAGTCATGTGACCTGCGTTGACCAATCAGAGCGTACCATG GTGCTGCACTGCCAGCTGGCTGCTGAGGAGGTGCGCTTCCCCATCTCCGTGACCCAGCAGTCCCCCGCTGCCGTCTCCATGGAGACCTACCACGTCACTCTGACACTGCCACCAACACAG TTGGAAGTCAGCCTTGAGGAAATCCCTGATGAGGGGCTGCTGGTGTCCTGGGCCTTCACGGACCGCCCAGATCTCAGCCTGAAGGTGCTTCCCAAGTCTCAGACTAGGGAG AGAGATGAGGAACAACCAGAGCTTTCAACAGTTGAGGAACTGATCAAGGACGCTATCGTCAGCACTCAGCCCGCCATGATGGTCAACCTCAGGGCCTGCTCTGCCCCAGGAGGCCTG GTACCCAGTGAGAAGCCACCCACGATGTCCCAGGCCCAGCCATCCATCCCCAGACCTACCCGACTATTCTTACGGCAGCTTCGAGCATCTCACCTGGGAAGTGAGCTAGGAG GTACTGAGGAACTGTGCTGTGCTGCTGAGCTTGACAACCCCATGCAACAGAAGTGGACCAAACCCACAAGGGCTGGCTCTGAGGTGGAATGGGCAGAGGATTTAGCTCT GGATCTGGGTCCCCAGAGCCGGGAGCTGACCCTCAAAGTGCTCAGGAGCAGCAGTTGTGGAGATG CTGAACTCCTTGGCCAAGCCACACTGCCTGTGGGCTCACCTTCCAAACCACTGTCACGGAGGCAAGTGTGTCCACTGACTCCAGGGCCCGGGAAATCCCTGAGCCCAGCGGCCATCGTGACAGTGGAG CTACACTATGAGCAGGGCTCTCCTCGGAATCTGGGCACGCCCACCTCTTCCACCCCTCGCCCCAGCATCACACCCACCAAGAAGATTGAGTTGGACCGGACCATCATGCCTGATGGCACAATCGTCACCACTGTTACTACTGTGCAGTCCCGCCCCCGTGTAGATGGCAAACTAG cagACTCCCCCTCCCGCTCCCCGTCCAAGGTGGAGGTGACTGAGAAGATGACAACTGTGCTGAGTGAGAGCAGCGGCCCCAGCAATGCCTCCCACAGTAGCAGCC GGGAGAGCCACCTTTCCAATGGCTTGGATCCAGTAGCAGAGACAGCAATCCGCCAGCTGACGGAGCCCAGTGGGCGGGCAGCCAAGAAGACACCCACCAAGCGCAGCACGCTCATCATCTCTGGTGTTTCCAAG GTGCCCATCGCTCAGGACGAGTTGGCACTCTCCTTGGGTTATGCAGCATCTCTGGAAGCCTCAATGCAAGATGATGCAGGAGCCAGTGGTGGTCCTTCATCACCTCCCTCAGACCCCTCAGCCACATCCCCAGGACCCGTTGAtgctctctccagtcccacaagTGTCCAGGAAGCAGACGAGACAACACGTTCAGACATTTCTGAGAGGCCGTCGGTGGATGATGTTGAGTCAGAAACAGGGTCTACTGGTGCCCTGGAGACCCGAAGCCTCAAGGATCACAAAG TGAGTTTCCTGCGAAGTGGCACTAAGCTCATCTTCCGCCGGCGGCCCCGACAGAAGGAAGCGGGTCTGAGCCAGTCGCACGATGACCTGTCCAACACAACAGCCACACCTAGTGTCCGGAAGAAGGCTGGCAGCTTTTCCCGTCGCCTTATCAAGCGTTTTTCCTTCAAGTCCAAACCCAAGGCCAATGGCAACCCTAGCCCCCAGCTCTGA